In the genome of Aspergillus luchuensis IFO 4308 DNA, chromosome 2, nearly complete sequence, one region contains:
- a CDS encoding NifU family protein (COG:O;~EggNog:ENOG410PJ96;~InterPro:IPR034904,IPR001075,IPR036498,IPR014824, IPR035433;~PFAM:PF01106,PF08712;~go_function: GO:0005506 - iron ion binding [Evidence IEA];~go_function: GO:0051536 - iron-sulfur cluster binding [Evidence IEA];~go_process: GO:0016226 - iron-sulfur cluster assembly [Evidence IEA]), translated as MSVSSASGNMLRRTLFSVRLTTQQLNAAECSSRIAKPAVFGSYRNVHRSARVPAITASEARRRPTLKPHQHSLVQARVNGPSPSSKRTIFIQTENTPNPDALKFIPNHRVLPENFPTTFLEYLSPRSTLAPPHPSPLAASLLNVDGVTSVFYGPDFITVTKATDSNWAHIKPEIFSLITQAVTSGEAIVNTVAKTGESGQEGGESESLAYEEEEDEVIGMIKELLDTRIRPAIQEDGGDIEFRGFENGIVLLKLRGACRTCDSSTVTLRNGIESMLMHYIEEVQGVEQVLDQEEEISMHEFAKFEEKLRQQKGAAATASTGGKGTLDSAP; from the exons ATGTCTGTCAGCTCAGCGTCTGGAAATATGCTTAGGCGCACTCTCTTCAGCGTCAGATTGACTACGCAGCAACTGAATGCTGCGGAGTGCTCCTCCCGGATCGCCAAACCCGCGGTGTTCGGATCATACAGGAATGTCCACCGTTCGGCACGAGTGCCTGCTATCACCGCCTCAGAGGCTCGTCGCCGGCCGACCTTGAAGCCTCACCAGCACTCGCTCGTGCAGGCTCGCGTAAATGGACCATCGCCGTCCAGCAAGCGCACGATATTCATTCAGACAGAAAACACCCCGAACCCTGAT GCATTGAAGTTCATCCCTAATCACCGTGTCCTCCCCGAGAATTTCCCGACCACCTTCCTCGAATACCTGTCCCCCCGCTCTACCCTCGCTCCTCCGCACCCCTCTCCCTTGGCAGCCAGCTTGCTCAATGTCGACGGTGTCACCTCTGTATTTTACGGGCCTGACTTCATCACCGTAACCAAGGCGACCGACTCTAACTGGGCGCACATCAAGCCCGAGATCTTCAGTCTCATCACTCAGGCCGTGACCTCGGGCGAGGCGATCGTGAACACCGTTGCCAAGACTGGTGAGAGTGGCCAGGAAGGTGGCGAATCGGAGTCTCTGGCctacgaggaagaggaagacgaggtgATTGGCATGATCAAGGAGCTTCTGGACACTAGGATCCGGCCTGCCATTCAGGAAGACGGTGGCGACATTGAGTTCCGCGGCTTTGAGAACGGTATTGTCTTGTTGAAGCTGCGCGGTGCTTGCCGGACCTGCGATTCGAGTACCGTGACGCTGCGTAACGGTATTGAGTCCATGCTCATGCACTAT atcgaagaagtccaaggAGTCGAGCAAGTGCTAgaccaagaagaggagatttCGATGCACGAGTTCGCCAAATTCGAGGAAAAGCTGCGCCAGCAGAAGGGCGCTGCCGCTACTGCCTCGACGGGCGGCAAGGGAACGTTGGATTCGGCCCCTTGA